In Fusarium fujikuroi IMI 58289 draft genome, chromosome FFUJ_chr08, one genomic interval encodes:
- a CDS encoding related to O-methylsterigmatocystin oxidoreductase → MAGVLSLILSPSFIVYSSFAFALFNTLLFIRTTLRPKTFPPGPKGVPGLGNLLQIDKSFPFRTYSTWSKDVGEDTPLGVKKAASNVVVLNSGRLVRELFEKRGAVYSDRPWQYINNDWILGDDLRIALFANNSSWLTRWRREFSHIFDVAAITRFRPVYEAETARLLVKLLESPNARRRDLEDILVCWIVSVPCLGLCGRRPDDLGDHDFNVKQFRRDQEQYLSLLTPGAGDVFPLLRYLPEIFGLAAWKKKARYVRQQLLLAGTSFLSAAKEQRAALDEGQSIEWESLLAKILREQRGAKEPMFTEKDMGMTGVQILSAAMNTSLAVFSIGLMIFAKYPALQQRARSEVIEVLGDAPPKATDLTKLKYLEAFYNEIHRWRPVAPQAAAHSPSQDNIFEGYHIPKGTSVIANVWHIHHSEQDYDDPDEFIPERFLHHPYGMKLDEAHNPARLQGSGPRLTHAFGAGRRICPGMDSARQSLMLGLAKVLWAFEIMPAPGKEIDLNMETGFISDLALRPKDFDVVLKLRDGRTKGDILDHYSQAYEAQAAVMGWENGLYR, encoded by the exons ATGGCAGGCGTTTTGTCTCTCATTTTGTCCCCAAGCTTTATCGTCTATAGCTCATTTGCGTTTGCTCTCTTCAATACATTGCTCTTTATCCGCACCACCCTTCGTCCCAAGACCTTCCCCCCAGGTCCAAAGGGAGTTCCAGGCCTAGGAAATCTGTTACAGATCGACAAAAGCTTTCCATTCCGAACATACAGTACTTGGTCTAAAGACGTCGGAGAAGACACACCCTTGGGAGTCAAAAAGGCTGCCAGTAATGTCGTGGTCTTAAACAGTGGCCGCCTGGTCCGTGAACTATTTGAGAAACGAGGCGCCGTATACAGCGATCGGCCGTGGCAATACATCAATAATGATTGGATCTTGGGCGATGACCTGAGAATTGCTCTCTTTGCCAACAACAGCTCTTGGCTCACCCGCTGGCGGAGAGAGTTTTCGCACATCTTCGATGTCGCAGCCATCACACGGTTCCGCCCTGTCTACGAGGCAGAAACAGCTCGTCTACTTGTTAAGCTGCTCGAGTCTCCCAACGCGCGAAGACGAGACCTTGAAGACATTCTCGTATGTTGGATTGTGAGCGTGCCATGCCTAGGATTATGCGGCCGGCGCCCCGACGATCTGGGAGACCATGATTTCAATGTCAAGCAGTTCAGACGTGATCAAGAACAATACCTCAGTCTACTTACTCCAGGCGCGGGTGATGTTTTCCCACTCCTTCGCTATCTCCCCGAGATTTTTGGTCTGGCCGCATGGAAGAAAAAGGCTCGATACGTCAGGCAGCAACTTCTACTGGCAGGAACATCTTTTCTCAGTGCTGCTAAAGAACAGCGCGCGGCTCTGGACGAAGGCCAGTCGATTGAGTGGGAAAGCCTCCTGGCTAAGATTTTGAGGGAACAGCGTGGCGCAAAGGAACCCATGTTCACAGAAAAGGACATGGGCATGACTGGAGTCCAGATCCTATCAGCTGCTATGAATACTTCACTTGCAGTTTTTTCGATCGGGCTGATGATCTTTGCAAAGTATCCTGCGCTCCAGCAACGCGCGAGAAGTGAGGTCATTGAGGTATTGGGAGATGCGCCCCCAAAGGCAACGGATCTAACCAAGCTGAAATACCTAGAGGCATTCTATAACGAG ATTCACCGCTGGCGCCCGGTCGCTCCTCAAGCAGCTGCCCACTCTCCCTCACAGGATAATATCTTTGAAGGCTATCATATCCCCAAGGGTACTTCAGTCATTGCCAATGTTTGGCACATTCACCACTCAGAGCAGGACTATGATGACCCTGATGAGTTCATCCCAGAACGCTTCCTCCATCACCCATATGGGATGAAGCTAGATGAGGCGCATAACCCAGCACGTCTCCAAGGCTCAGGCCCGCGACTCACCCACGCTTTTGGGGCTGGTCGTAGAATTTGCCCAGGCATGGACTCGGCGAGGCAGAGCTTGATGCTTGGTCTGGCAAAGGTCCTTTGGGCTTTTGAGATTATGCCAGCTCCAGGCAAAGAAATTGACCTCAACATGGAGACCGGATTCATTTCTGACTTAGCCTTGAGGCCCAAGGACTTCGATGTCGTCCTGAAACTTAGAGATGGAAGGACCAAGGGAGATATTCTAGACCACTATTCTCAAGCATACGAAGCACAGGCAGCAGTCATGGGGTGGGAAAATGGTCTGTACAGGTAG